The following DNA comes from Candidatus Methylacidiphilales bacterium.
CCGGCCGTGGCGGAGGCCTGCCTGAAGGCGGGCGCGGCCGTATTGAATCTGACTGGTATTGAAGCTTCCAAAGACATCTATCGGCAGGTTGCGGATTACGATGCCGGAGTCATTATTTGTTATATGCAGGGAAAGAATGTCCGCAACGTGGGTGATTTTCAACTGGCAGAGGATCATACCCGAGCCCTGCTGGACTATTTTTCCAGACAGATTGAACTGGCAGTGAAATCGGGCGTGAAACGGATTTGGATCGATCCCGGCCTTGGGTTCTATTACAAAAACCTGCAGGACAGCGCCACGCGGGTGCGCTACCAGATGCAAACATTCCTCAACACGTTCCGGCTGCGCAAGCTGGGCTGGCCCACCTGCCACGCCTTGCCGCATGCGTTTGAATATTTTGAGGACGAAGTGCGCAGCGCCGAGGCGTTCTTCGCCGTCCTGGCTGTGCTCGGCAAAACCAATTTGCTGCGCACGCATGAGATCGGCAAAGTGGCCGGGGTCGTCCGCACCCTGGATGTCCTATGAAACCGGTGGCGCTTATTACGGGGGCCGGACGGGGCCTGGGAAGCGGTCTGGCCAAACGCCTGGCGCAAAGCGGATTTGCCGTGGCCCTGCATTATTTCAGCAGTGAAAAAACAGCCATCAGGCTCGCTGAAGCAATCCGTGCTGCCGGGAGCGAAACCTCGACATTTCAAGCCGACCTCACCCGGGAAAGCGAAGCCATCCGCCTGATAGACGAAGTCGCCGGGCGCTTTGGCCGGATCGACGTCCTTATCAACAACTCCGGGGTCTATCATGCGAAGTCCCTGCAGGAACTGACTGAAAAGGAATGGTTCGAAGGCATACACAGCACGGCCACGGCGGCCTTTTTTACGACCCGCGCAGCGTTGCCTTATCTGAGGAAGTCCGGGAACGGACGGGTCATTAACATCGGCGATTCCAGTTGCGACAGGGCCGGAGCCCGGGATTTGTCGATGGGTTATCATATCGGCAAAACCGGCGTCTATATGCTGACCCGCACTTTCGCTCGGGAAGAAGCGCGGCATCAAGTCACCGTGAACATG
Coding sequences within:
- a CDS encoding dihydropteroate synthase, with the protein product MLDLDYLHRLREQYADALHAPVAGFQLRGKSFPNSGVPNLMGVVNLSPDSWYRESVCLSTAQAIRRGQRLAAEGADIIDIGAESTILNAKTVDESAQTNALLPVIQELSEAGILVSAETYHPAVAEACLKAGAAVLNLTGIEASKDIYRQVADYDAGVIICYMQGKNVRNVGDFQLAEDHTRALLDYFSRQIELAVKSGVKRIWIDPGLGFYYKNLQDSATRVRYQMQTFLNTFRLRKLGWPTCHALPHAFEYFEDEVRSAEAFFAVLAVLGKTNLLRTHEIGKVAGVVRTLDVL
- a CDS encoding SDR family oxidoreductase — translated: MKPVALITGAGRGLGSGLAKRLAQSGFAVALHYFSSEKTAIRLAEAIRAAGSETSTFQADLTRESEAIRLIDEVAGRFGRIDVLINNSGVYHAKSLQELTEKEWFEGIHSTATAAFFTTRAALPYLRKSGNGRVINIGDSSCDRAGARDLSMGYHIGKTGVYMLTRTFAREEARHQVTVNMVSPGYLENSQKLPNLSTIPAGRPGTFDDIWNAVEFLLKSENGYLTGSNLILSGGWNLR